In the genome of Bacillota bacterium, the window CCCGTTGTCCGTCATCGACGAGCGATTTCATTCCCTTTTCAAAGGCCTTCCTGTGCAATATCTCCGCTGTTGCTCCTTTCAGGATGAGATCCTGCAATTCCTGGTCGAGAACCAGTATTTCCTGGATCGAAGTCCGGTTGCGGTAACCAGTATTATTGCATGACCTGCATTTTCCACCCCTGATTAGACTGGGGGGAGGGTCTTTACGGAAAAAACGGTTGTAGAATATTTTCTCCTGATCACTTAATCTATATTCCTCCCTGCATTCCGAACAGATTTTTCGAACCAGGCGTTGGGCGATTACTCCTAAAAGTGAAGCGGTTACAAGATAATCTTCCAGGCCCATATCGATCAGGCGCGTCACCGCCCCTGCAGCATTATTAGTGTGGAGGGTACTCAGGACCAGGTGGCCGGTCAGGGCAGCCTGGGTGGTTATTTTTGCCGTCTCCAGATCTCTTATCTCTCCGACCATGATGATGTTCGGGTCCTGGCGAAGAATTGAGCGCAGGGAACCGGCAAATGTCCTGTTGATCCGTCTATTCACCTGGACCTGATTTATCCTGTCCAACCTGTATTCGACAGGATCTTCAACGGTCACAATATTGTCTTCAGGCCGGTTTAAGTAATTCAGGGCGGAATACAGGGTGGTGGTTTTGCCGCACCCGGTTGGTCCGGTCACCAACAGTAAGCCATGCTGGTTCAACAGGAGCCTCATCAACACCCGGAAATTTTCCGGAGCAAAACCGAGGTTCTCCAGTGGTAAAACGATCTTCTCTTTTTCGAGCAACCTGATCACTACTTTTTCACCGTAAATGGTCGGCAGGGTAGATATACGAAGGTTTATACCCTCCTTTTCACCTTTCCAATCGATATTTCCATCCTGGGGCAGCCTCTTTTCGGCGATGTCGAGCCCGGACATTATCTTAACCCTCGATATAATGTTTGCCTGGGCCTGTTTCGGCGGTGACGAAAGATCGTGCAGTATCCCATCCAGGCGCATTCTGATTCGCAGGGTTTCCCTGTTCGGCTCAAGATGTATATCACTGGCCCCTTCCTCTATGGCTTTTTCGATCAATGAATTCACCATCCTGACCACCGGTGACTGCTCAGAATAGATATTTCCGTTATCAGCGGGTTCATCCAAATCATCATAATCTCTGAAACCATAATGATGGGCAATCAGGTGTTTTATGGCGCTCTCCCTGGCCAAAACCGGATTGACTTCACAACCGGTAATCATGGAGACTTCATCGATGGCCTCCAGATCAAAAGGATCTGACATGGCCAGAGTCAGCTTTTTATTCTGTTTATCAATGGGGATCACATTATGACGGTGGGCTATTTCCGGCGGAACTGAAGAGACAGTCCCCCCTTCAATTCTGATCTGGTTAAGATTAACCTGGGGGATTTGAAGTTCTCTTTCCAAAATGTTCAGTAATTTTTCTTCGTTGAGCAAACCCTTTTCTACAATCAAACGCAGTTTCTTCTTACCCGTATTTCTTGACTCCAATTCAACTTCATCCAATTTGCTGCTGCTGACCAGACCCGAATCGAGCAATACTGACACGATCCGCTGCATGCTTAATACAGTCAATATTAATCTCCCTTCTCCAGTGCTTTATTATAAGCCTGGCGCATGGCTTCAACCGGCGCAGATAAACCGGTAAAAAGTTCAAAGGCATAAAGTGCCTGTCCGAAAAGCATTTCGGAACCGTTAAAAGCCCTGCCCCCTGCTTTGATAAACTGTTTCATAACTTCTGTAACCGAAGGACTATAACGAAGATCAATCATAATTGTTCTATCCGCTGGCGCTTTCTGAGGATATCTGTTTTGAAGCGCACTAATAAATTCCAAAGAATCTGTTGGCAAAGTATAAACGATGAGGCTACTTTTATTAATAAGAGAATCGAGTCCAGGTGATTCAAGGCTATGTACTGAGCATTCCAGTGAGAAGTTATCGATGAGCAGTTTGTGCAGGAGATCAGCTCTCGCCCTGCTGCGATTAATCAGGTTAAACTCCTCTACACCCTTCTCAGCCAGGGCATAAGCGACTGCACGGGCAGCTCCACCGGCTCCGACTATGGTAGCTGGTGAATTAAAATCATAGTCCGGAGCTAAATGTTCAAGGGCGGAAATAAAGCCGGCCCCATCGGTACTGTAGCCTACCAACCGGCCGTTGCTGTTAACTATTGTATTTACCGACCTGAGCATTTCTGCAACATCAGTTATTGAATCGAGATAAGGGATTACAGCTTCCTTGAACGGGCTGGTAATATTTGCTCCTGCAATTCCGAGCACTTTTAACCCCTCAATTGCCTCTGCGATTTGTTCTTCAGAAACCTCACTGGCCAGGTAAAGAGAATTCACCTTGAGAGCTTCAAATCCGGCATTATGAATAACCGGTGATAATGAATGTCTTACCGGATTACCCAGAACAAGATATAGATTGGTTTCTGCGTTAATCGACGACAACCGTTCCTCAACTCTCACTAACTAAATTTCCCATATTATAGCACAGCATCTTTACTGATCATAGCAGGAATTGAGCTTTTTATGTAGAAAGGGGATAATCTGTAAAAACAATTTACCTCTTAATATTTATTTATCAAAGGTACCGGTAAAATCTATGACACTCGACAGCGCATACTTGTACACTTTAATTTTTATCGTCGGGCTCTGCTTCGGCAGTTTTCTAAATGTAGTGGTTTACCGTCTTCCCTTGAAAAAATCTCTGGTAACTCCCCCTTCAAGCTGTCCGGGCTGCAGCACACAGCTCGGTTTTGTTGAGTTAATTCCCCTGATCGGTTATCTGATCCTTAAAGGAAAATGCCGAAACTGCGGGATGCGGATAAGCCCCCGTTATCCCCTGGTTGAGTTTTTAACAGGCATTCTTTTTTTCGCCATATTCTATAAATTCGGCTTCA includes:
- a CDS encoding GspE/PulE family protein; this encodes MTVLSMQRIVSVLLDSGLVSSSKLDEVELESRNTGKKKLRLIVEKGLLNEEKLLNILERELQIPQVNLNQIRIEGGTVSSVPPEIAHRHNVIPIDKQNKKLTLAMSDPFDLEAIDEVSMITGCEVNPVLARESAIKHLIAHHYGFRDYDDLDEPADNGNIYSEQSPVVRMVNSLIEKAIEEGASDIHLEPNRETLRIRMRLDGILHDLSSPPKQAQANIISRVKIMSGLDIAEKRLPQDGNIDWKGEKEGINLRISTLPTIYGEKVVIRLLEKEKIVLPLENLGFAPENFRVLMRLLLNQHGLLLVTGPTGCGKTTTLYSALNYLNRPEDNIVTVEDPVEYRLDRINQVQVNRRINRTFAGSLRSILRQDPNIIMVGEIRDLETAKITTQAALTGHLVLSTLHTNNAAGAVTRLIDMGLEDYLVTASLLGVIAQRLVRKICSECREEYRLSDQEKIFYNRFFRKDPPPSLIRGGKCRSCNNTGYRNRTSIQEILVLDQELQDLILKGATAEILHRKAFEKGMKSLVDDGQRAVESGITTVSEIIRSTFSSIFDSRISGSEESLIYLAKLYHDLQKD
- the aroE gene encoding shikimate dehydrogenase, with the translated sequence MRVEERLSSINAETNLYLVLGNPVRHSLSPVIHNAGFEALKVNSLYLASEVSEEQIAEAIEGLKVLGIAGANITSPFKEAVIPYLDSITDVAEMLRSVNTIVNSNGRLVGYSTDGAGFISALEHLAPDYDFNSPATIVGAGGAARAVAYALAEKGVEEFNLINRSRARADLLHKLLIDNFSLECSVHSLESPGLDSLINKSSLIVYTLPTDSLEFISALQNRYPQKAPADRTIMIDLRYSPSVTEVMKQFIKAGGRAFNGSEMLFGQALYAFELFTGLSAPVEAMRQAYNKALEKGD